The Elusimicrobiota bacterium sequence GCGCCTGGTATTCATGGTTCGCGTATTGCGCCCCTGATCCGAATGGTGGACCAATCCGGGTTCCCCTTTTCGCTGGCCCAGAGCTCTTTCAAATGCTGCCCGGGCCAATTCTGTCGTCGGTCGGCGCCCCAAGGACCATCCCACGATCTTGCGGGAATAGACGTCCAGGATCGCCGCCAAATAGGTCCAGCCTTCCCGCGTCCAGATATACGTAATGTCCGCAAGCCAAAGCCGGTTGGCCTGGGGCGCGGAAAAGACCCGCTGAACGAGGTTCGGCACGCCCACGAACCTCTTTCCTTTGTGTCCCTTGGCCCGGAACCGTTTCTTTACCTTCGCTTGGATTCCCGCGCGCCTCATGAGTCGCGCGACGCGATGGCGCCCGCAGTGGAACCCACGTTCCTGCAGTTCTTCGGTCACGCGCGGGCTCCCGTAAGTCCGGCGGCTATTTTCAAAGATCTCTTTGATTTGGTTCAAAAGAACCTGATTCTCTTGCTCCCGGGAGCTCACTGCTGCTCCCCGTCGCCGGTAATACCCGCTTCGGGACACATCCAGCGCCCGGCACATCAGATCCACCCGGTGTTCTCTTTCGTATTGCCTTATAAGCCTGAATCGATCGACCTTGGGCGCGACAAGATGGTTAAAGTTTTTTTTAGAATCTCGCGCTCTTCTTCGGCATTTTTCAACGCCTGCCGGAGCTTCCGGTTTTCTTCTTCCAGGTCCTTTCGTCGTCCGCGACCGGGAAAGGCGTTCTTGGGGTCTTGTTTGTAGTCCTGTTTCCAGCGGTGCAGCACCTGCCGGTGAATATCCAGCTTTCGCGCTACTTCCTCGAGGGGGACCCCTTCATCGAAGACCATTCGCAACGCATTGTGTTTGAAATTGGCGTCAAACGTTCGCCGTGTTCGCTTCTCCATGGACACACCTCCACCCGTAATGTGACTTATCTGGGTGTCCACTTTTTCGGGGGAAGATCAGGGCTTAGATAAATAGTTAATTGACGAAATCCGTGCAATGCTCCCCATTCGTCATTGGAACAGAGAACAAAGAAGACGGAGTTCCCTTATTTAAAATTCATGTCCTGTGATCCGTGTGGCGGCGAAAATCGGACAGGCAAGTTGTTCAATTGAGAACATGCCCATCACCACAGCGATGTGGGCAAAAAAGTCCTGGATCCCCATTTCAGAAACCACTTAACGGCCTGTCCCGGGTCGAAGGGAACACCCCTGGCGAGCGCACAGACGATCCCCATTTTAAACTGAGCTTTTAGGTGGCCTTGCCAGGCGGCTTTTTTGATCCAGGTGGCGGCGGTGGGAAGGTTTTTGGGAACTCCACGCCCTTTGGCATAGAGAATGCCGACGACGTATTGGGCTTCCTCGTGGCCTTGGTTGGCGGCCAGGAGAAACCATCGGGCGGCCTGCGAGGGGTTCTTTGGAACGGCTTGGCCCTTGGCGAACATCAGGCCGAGGGAATATTGGGCGTCGGCGTTTCCTTGGATGGCGGCATTGTGGTGCCAGTTGGCGGCTTTGGCCAGGTTCTTGGGCACACTTCGGCCTTTGGCATACAGGAGCCCCAGGGCCTGCTGGGCGACCGCTAAACCCTGAGCGGCGGATTTTTGATACCAGTCCCGGGCTGTATCAAGGTTCACGGGAACGCCCCAGCCCCGGGCATGCATCTGCGCCAGAGAGAACTGGGCGTTGGGGTTCCCTTGTTTGGCGGATCGGCGAAACCATTTAACGGCGGATTCGTAATCCCTGGAAACGCCGTCGCCATGGGCATGCATGGTTCCCAAATAGAATTGGGCCGCGGCGTGGCCTTGGTCTGCGGCCATTTGGAACCACTTGAACGCCTCCCGGCTATTTTTCAGAACTGTTTGGCCGATGATATGGGCCAAGCCCAGATTGAATTGTGACTCGGCGCATCCTTGCTCGGCGGCTATGCGGAACCATTTCAATGACTTGGCGGGGTCCTTTGGAACACCCTGGCCGTCGGCATACTTGTGCGCCAGATCCCGCTGAGCCTCGGGGTTGCCTTCCTCCGCCGACAGGCGAAGCATTGCAAGGGATTTCTCGCGGGACTCGGGCGAGTTTTTCACGTCACCGTAGGCCTTGGCCAGGGTGAAGTGGGTTTTATCGTCCCCTTCCCGGGCCGCTCGCTTGAGCCACATCTTGGCCAGAGCCAAGTCCTTGGGGACGCCTACGCCGATGGTGTGGACCACGCTCAGCATCATCATCGCCTGGGCGTGACCCCGGGCGGCGGCGTCCCGCCACCATAGGACGGCCTGGGCGGGGTCCTTCGGCATCCCCTGGCCTTTGGAATAGGCTTCGCCGATTTTATAAAGGGCGTCGGCGGAGCTGTTGTCCGAAGCCCTTCGGAAAAACGCGAGGGCCTTCTTGATGGCAGGGACGTCATCCCCCGTGCTCTTCCTAACGGCAAAAAGCTTGGTGAGGTCCTGCCAACTTTCCCCGAAGGGCTTTAACTGCGGTTCACGATCATTGAATTCTGCCATGGCCATCCTCCTGTGATTGGGTTCGGTTCATGCATTTCCCAGTTTGTCCGGAATGCCGCCTGTAGCGGGCCCGGTGGGCTGGGCCATTTAACGCCACCTATTGCCCGCGAGGCGGGGCGGCAATGATGTAGTCCAGGATTTTCTCATAGCGTTCAATATCCTCTTCCAGTTCGGCGATTTCCTTGTTTAATTTTAAGGTCTCGCCCGTGAGGCGGAGCACCTCCATCATGGAGTCCCGGCATTTCATGATGAGGCTGAGGTTATTCTCCGGTTCCGACTGCTGTTTTTCCGGCTTTGC is a genomic window containing:
- a CDS encoding IS3 family transposase, with amino-acid sequence MDLMCRALDVSRSGYYRRRGAAVSSREQENQVLLNQIKEIFENSRRTYGSPRVTEELQERGFHCGRHRVARLMRRAGIQAKVKKRFRAKGHKGKRFVGVPNLVQRVFSAPQANRLWLADITYIWTREGWTYLAAILDVYSRKIVGWSLGRRPTTELARAAFERALGQRKGEPGLVHHSDQGRNTRTMNTRRC
- a CDS encoding transposase, with the protein product MEKRTRRTFDANFKHNALRMVFDEGVPLEEVARKLDIHRQVLHRWKQDYKQDPKNAFPGRGRRKDLEEENRKLRQALKNAEEEREILKKTLTILSRPRSIDSGL
- a CDS encoding SEL1-like repeat protein, whose translation is MAEFNDREPQLKPFGESWQDLTKLFAVRKSTGDDVPAIKKALAFFRRASDNSSADALYKIGEAYSKGQGMPKDPAQAVLWWRDAAARGHAQAMMMLSVVHTIGVGVPKDLALAKMWLKRAAREGDDKTHFTLAKAYGDVKNSPESREKSLAMLRLSAEEGNPEAQRDLAHKYADGQGVPKDPAKSLKWFRIAAEQGCAESQFNLGLAHIIGQTVLKNSREAFKWFQMAADQGHAAAQFYLGTMHAHGDGVSRDYESAVKWFRRSAKQGNPNAQFSLAQMHARGWGVPVNLDTARDWYQKSAAQGLAVAQQALGLLYAKGRSVPKNLAKAANWHHNAAIQGNADAQYSLGLMFAKGQAVPKNPSQAARWFLLAANQGHEEAQYVVGILYAKGRGVPKNLPTAATWIKKAAWQGHLKAQFKMGIVCALARGVPFDPGQAVKWFLKWGSRTFLPTSLW